The following are encoded in a window of Staphylospora marina genomic DNA:
- a CDS encoding AAA family ATPase, giving the protein MGKQVPASLAWDQEHPKVRDLIENIEKVMVGKRPVIELCIAALLAGGHVLLEDVPGVGKTMLVKALSRSLGCKFSRIQFTPDLLPSDVTGVSIFNQKTLEFEFRPGPLMAHVVLADEINRTSPKTQAALLEAMEEGAVTVDGRTWTLEPPFFVIATQNPIEYEGTFPLPEAQLDRFLIKLSLGYPSPDQEMEMLRRFRLKHPVNTVGQVWSTEDLIRLQEQVRQVHVDDSLVRYIVRIVDETRKTEDFMLGASPRASMALYRCAQALAFCRGRDYVVPDDVKRLVPHVLAHRVLTAPKARLSGLTPEEILDRILHRVSVPVLPE; this is encoded by the coding sequence ATGGGCAAACAAGTGCCGGCTTCTCTCGCTTGGGATCAGGAACACCCCAAGGTGAGGGATTTGATCGAAAATATCGAAAAAGTGATGGTGGGCAAACGCCCGGTCATTGAACTGTGCATCGCGGCACTGCTGGCGGGAGGCCATGTGCTTCTGGAAGATGTGCCCGGTGTCGGCAAAACCATGTTGGTGAAGGCGTTGTCCCGTTCTTTGGGGTGCAAATTCAGCCGCATCCAATTCACGCCGGATTTGCTTCCCTCCGATGTGACCGGGGTGTCCATTTTCAACCAAAAAACCTTGGAGTTTGAATTCCGTCCCGGTCCGTTGATGGCCCATGTCGTGCTGGCCGACGAAATCAACCGAACCTCCCCGAAGACACAGGCCGCGCTGCTCGAAGCGATGGAAGAGGGCGCCGTGACGGTGGACGGACGGACCTGGACGCTGGAACCCCCGTTTTTCGTGATCGCCACCCAAAACCCGATCGAGTACGAAGGAACCTTTCCCCTCCCCGAAGCCCAGTTGGACCGCTTTCTCATCAAGCTGAGTCTGGGGTATCCGTCGCCTGACCAGGAAATGGAGATGCTGCGCCGTTTCCGCCTGAAACATCCCGTCAACACCGTGGGGCAGGTGTGGAGCACCGAGGACTTGATCCGGCTGCAGGAGCAAGTGCGGCAAGTTCACGTGGATGATTCACTGGTCCGATACATCGTGCGGATCGTGGATGAGACCCGCAAAACGGAAGATTTCATGCTGGGGGCCAGCCCGCGAGCCAGCATGGCCCTGTATCGCTGCGCACAGGCGCTGGCGTTTTGCCGCGGACGGGATTATGTTGTTCCCGACGACGTGAAACGGTTGGTACCGCACGTGCTCGCCCACCGCGTGCTGACCGCTCCCAAAGCGAGGCTCTCCGGTCTGACTCCGGAAGAAATCTTGGATCGGATCTTGCACCGGGTGTCGGTGCCGGTTCTTCCGGAATGA
- a CDS encoding transglutaminase-like domain-containing protein — protein MLRSERMDALTSGRKAILLSVASLMFIEVWVPLADWTLTRKPEIFFLSFPAFLAVRLFVRNRLLDLVLGLFIVHVLMNLIYHPDLGPFAAEWWTSVWITGFREAVSLEPGDLLAAGESTVIRSLLFFPVIRIVAGAWGHCLASARLFWLPFGVSAAFLLVMEPTREVSGPLIRLTMYGLLLAAWFRQEELENRSGTSQGKMWRVAVAFLVALVLVNTASSFPGNQVRDAVSWKEWLEEAVEGSTASRIGYGRSDEDLGGPLKQDNRPVFEAEVDAPYYWRGESKEVYTGRGWDKGPYYMKLHLGHLVPEADGAVTIARNESFYNVFLKGQETTNHVNVRIRKPFTDTLFVPGEAFRVNHVNEEPATGAVDFVLHDRMFTSRLFHTGEEPLRSYALESRLPEIREDLLRQKKSRGAGLQYLTFVALPDTVPPRVAELARRLTESAGTDYDKVKAVENWLRSGDLEYETEKVPVTPPGRDFVDHFLFESKTGYCDHFSTSMVVLLRSVGIPARWVKGFTAGEFRYDADIGKYRVTVRNRHAHSWVEVYFQDVGWIPFEPTPPFRFPSPADDRPDGWDGTPVEGDVSGTWEDAETSPDAGQPQTEGGQAENKGADVFARWLIPGATGILILLALVRILRRNAPFIRWGWRWVSAAWNHGNADPLYMGELIRLQEMSGKKHPAATLREHAESVGGALTPEELLWIREYEQARYGSGQGTTTGMKVSKKKLLLRFKP, from the coding sequence ATGCTCCGGTCTGAACGAATGGATGCTTTGACGTCCGGAAGGAAGGCGATCCTTCTGTCGGTGGCGTCACTGATGTTCATCGAAGTGTGGGTGCCGCTGGCGGATTGGACGTTGACCCGGAAACCGGAGATCTTTTTCCTGTCATTCCCCGCTTTTCTCGCTGTCCGTCTGTTTGTGCGGAACCGGCTGTTGGACCTGGTGCTCGGCCTGTTCATCGTTCATGTCCTGATGAATCTCATTTATCACCCCGATCTGGGGCCGTTTGCCGCCGAGTGGTGGACATCTGTCTGGATAACCGGATTCCGGGAGGCTGTTTCGCTTGAGCCCGGAGACCTGTTGGCGGCGGGCGAGTCCACCGTCATTCGTTCGCTCCTCTTTTTTCCCGTGATCCGGATCGTTGCCGGAGCATGGGGACACTGTCTGGCTTCCGCCCGTCTGTTTTGGCTTCCGTTCGGGGTGTCGGCGGCTTTTTTGTTGGTCATGGAACCGACCCGGGAAGTGAGCGGTCCGCTCATCCGGCTGACGATGTACGGGCTTTTGCTGGCAGCCTGGTTCCGGCAGGAAGAACTCGAAAACCGGTCGGGAACATCCCAAGGAAAAATGTGGCGGGTGGCGGTGGCTTTTCTGGTGGCGCTGGTGTTGGTGAACACGGCTTCCTCTTTTCCCGGGAACCAGGTGCGCGATGCGGTTTCCTGGAAAGAGTGGCTGGAAGAAGCGGTGGAAGGAAGCACGGCCTCGCGCATCGGGTACGGACGGAGCGACGAGGATCTGGGCGGACCTTTGAAACAGGACAACCGGCCGGTGTTCGAAGCCGAAGTGGACGCTCCGTATTATTGGCGCGGGGAATCCAAAGAAGTGTATACCGGACGGGGATGGGACAAAGGACCCTACTACATGAAGCTGCACCTCGGCCACCTCGTTCCGGAAGCCGACGGAGCGGTGACGATTGCGCGCAACGAGTCGTTTTACAACGTGTTTCTGAAAGGGCAAGAAACGACCAATCACGTGAACGTGCGAATCAGAAAACCGTTCACGGACACCCTGTTCGTTCCCGGAGAAGCGTTTCGCGTGAATCACGTGAACGAAGAACCCGCAACGGGAGCCGTTGATTTTGTTCTCCATGACCGCATGTTCACCTCCCGGCTGTTTCACACGGGGGAGGAGCCGCTTCGAAGCTATGCGCTGGAATCCCGTCTGCCGGAGATCCGTGAGGACCTTCTCCGTCAAAAAAAGAGCAGGGGGGCCGGCTTGCAGTATCTCACGTTCGTGGCCCTGCCCGACACCGTCCCGCCCCGCGTGGCCGAACTGGCCCGGCGTTTGACGGAATCCGCGGGCACCGATTACGACAAAGTGAAAGCCGTGGAAAACTGGCTCCGGTCCGGAGATCTGGAGTATGAAACGGAAAAAGTGCCCGTGACTCCTCCGGGGCGTGATTTCGTGGATCATTTCCTGTTCGAATCCAAGACGGGATATTGTGATCATTTCTCCACTTCCATGGTGGTGCTCTTGCGGTCCGTGGGCATTCCCGCCCGTTGGGTCAAAGGATTCACCGCCGGGGAGTTCCGGTATGATGCCGATATCGGCAAGTACCGGGTCACCGTGAGGAACCGTCATGCCCACTCCTGGGTGGAAGTCTATTTTCAGGATGTGGGATGGATCCCGTTTGAGCCCACGCCGCCGTTCCGGTTTCCGTCTCCCGCCGACGACCGGCCGGACGGGTGGGACGGAACTCCGGTCGAAGGGGATGTTTCGGGAACCTGGGAGGATGCGGAAACGAGCCCGGACGCCGGTCAGCCGCAGACCGAAGGAGGGCAAGCCGAAAACAAAGGTGCGGATGTTTTCGCCCGCTGGTTGATTCCGGGGGCGACGGGCATTCTGATCTTGCTGGCGCTGGTGCGGATCCTGCGTCGGAACGCCCCCTTCATCCGCTGGGGCTGGCGGTGGGTGTCCGCCGCATGGAATCATGGAAACGCGGATCCGCTGTACATGGGTGAATTGATCCGGCTTCAGGAAATGTCCGGGAAAAAGCATCCTGCCGCCACTCTCCGGGAACATGCCGAATCCGTCGGAGGGGCGCTGACCCCGGAAGAACTTCTCTGGATCCGGGAATACGAACAGGCACGGTACGGCAGCGGTCAGGGGACCACAACCGGAATGAAGGTGTCAAAGAAAAAACTGTTGCTCCGCTTCAAACCCTGA
- a CDS encoding DUF58 domain-containing protein — translation MVRKRNGWWPLVAFTMLSAVLAVWVGGFVAGFLFWIGLGLLVYEGLVAMICFAGASVDRELSSTRLTAGEDLEVRLRVRRDFRWPLYWFMVRDKSDLEHSVSGLRAEFLVTSESEEFEYRVYHLKRGRYAFAGAELQAGDLFGFMSRTRFQEDPRTLTVYPRLMPVDKLPEGWSAGETNRKHRLLEDSGVVTGIRNYRHGDRLQLIHWKASSRGQGWKVKEFDRSASAQILLLLDQRASAYRGRGEHVFEHAVSLTASLVREWMDRRIPVSVMLGGKTPVRLPTVATEDQFMRLMEYLVDVKPDGSALPDVRWVFGHRGGGRLHVVMVCAAEDDAVRAFARELNRIGSSFQCLDVAGRERVAETGGPAKAFASNRRP, via the coding sequence ATGGTCCGCAAGCGGAACGGATGGTGGCCGCTCGTCGCGTTCACCATGCTCTCGGCGGTGCTGGCCGTTTGGGTCGGAGGATTTGTGGCGGGCTTTCTGTTTTGGATCGGGCTGGGGCTTCTGGTGTATGAGGGATTGGTCGCGATGATTTGCTTTGCGGGGGCATCGGTGGATCGTGAACTCTCGTCGACCCGGCTGACGGCGGGCGAAGATCTGGAAGTCCGGTTGCGGGTGCGGAGAGATTTTCGCTGGCCGCTGTACTGGTTCATGGTGAGGGACAAGAGTGATTTGGAGCACTCGGTGTCGGGCCTTCGGGCAGAGTTTTTGGTCACGAGTGAGAGCGAGGAGTTTGAATACCGCGTGTACCATCTGAAACGGGGGCGGTATGCCTTCGCGGGAGCGGAGCTTCAGGCGGGAGATCTGTTCGGTTTCATGTCCCGGACCCGGTTTCAGGAAGACCCGCGCACCCTGACCGTCTATCCGCGTCTGATGCCGGTGGACAAGCTTCCGGAGGGGTGGTCGGCCGGTGAAACGAACCGGAAACACCGCCTTCTGGAAGATTCCGGGGTGGTCACCGGGATCCGCAATTACCGACACGGAGACCGTCTCCAGCTCATCCACTGGAAAGCGAGCAGCCGTGGCCAGGGATGGAAGGTGAAGGAGTTTGACCGGAGCGCATCCGCGCAAATCCTGCTGCTCCTGGATCAACGGGCGTCGGCTTACCGGGGGCGCGGGGAGCATGTGTTTGAACACGCCGTTTCTCTCACCGCGTCACTCGTCAGGGAATGGATGGACCGCAGGATTCCCGTGTCGGTGATGCTGGGAGGAAAAACGCCCGTCCGCCTGCCGACGGTGGCAACGGAAGATCAGTTCATGCGCTTGATGGAATATTTGGTGGACGTCAAACCGGACGGGTCCGCCTTGCCGGATGTGCGGTGGGTGTTCGGACACCGCGGAGGCGGCCGGCTGCACGTGGTGATGGTTTGCGCGGCCGAAGATGATGCCGTTCGCGCATTTGCCCGTGAATTGAACCGGATCGGGAGCAGCTTCCAATGCCTGGACGTGGCCGGGCGCGAGCGTGTTGCCGAAACGGGCGGACCGGCGAAAGCGTTTGCGTCAAACCGGCGTCCGTGA